The Polluticoccus soli sequence CGACTTGTTCATGGCCTATACCGCCGATAGTGTCTGGTCTGTACCCGAAAGCTTTGGTGCAACCATCAACACACCAGCTTATGAAGGTATGCCCTGCCTGTCGGCCGATAACCGCGAGCTCTACTTCGTAAGCGACCGCGAAGGTGGCTACGGCGGGCTCGACATATGGGTCTCACGTTTCGAGGATGGCCTTTGGCAACTGCCACGCAACCTCGGTCCCACCGTCAATACACCAGGCAACGAAACTGCACCGTTCCTTCATATCGATAACCACACACTGTACTTTAGTAGTGATGGCCATACTGGGTTGGGTGGATCAGACTTATTCTTCGCACGTAGGGTGAAGGATACTGTTTGGACCCAAGCTCATAACATGGGCTACCCTATTAACTCTACTGCCAACGAAAGCAGCATCAGCGTCACTATTGGCGGTCAGCGGGCCTATTTCTCTTCAGACCGCGATAGCGTGCTGGGCAACTACGATATCTACGACATCAAATTGCCGGCGCAATTACAACCTGTACCTGTTGCCATCGTTAAGGGGTTTACTTACGACAGCGTGGGCAAAGACAAGCTTAACTATGCCAGCATCTATGTTGCCGATGCTAGCGGTGAAGACCTGTTTCATTTTGTTACCAACCGCGGCGACGGCAGTTACATGATCACTTTACCGCTGGGGGCTAACTATGCATACCGTGCCGACCGCGTTGGATATCTTGACATTAGTGATACCATTCGTCTTGCAGAAATTGATTCCATGCAAGTGGTTGACCACAATATCCCATTACTACCTCAGGGCTACCAGGCGCCGATCACCGATAGCACCATACTCACTATCCACTTCCCTAAGAACAGTGCTGCACTTACCGACTCTGACAAAGCTGCCCTTCAAGAAGCTATATCACCATGGCTCAGCAAACAGGGCTTATATATTATGGTGCATGGCTACACCGATAATACCGGCACTCCAATGATCAACGAACAGCTCTCTTATATGCGAGCCGGTTTAGTTGCACGGGCGCTCAACGAGGTTGGCATTGACAACTCCACAGTACATCCGCAAGGCTGGGGCGAAGCAGATCCTATAGCATCGAATGACACGGAAGAAGAACGCGGGCTGAACCGCAGGGTAGAGGTGATCGTAAGGTGGTAATTACAAGCAAAACGAATAGCCACTAATTACATACTTCGCTATCAACAGGCATTCCCGCCGAGAAAAATGTTGCAAAATGATACCGGGCGCGTTGAAAGTTTTCTCTTTTCTACTGTTTTCATGATGTCGCTTTTTTGAGATAGGCAGGTGAAGCGGCCTAATATTCTTTCGCCACTACATCTATTACAATAGCAAAAATACAAATTATATATTACATATGAAAATAAAAAGCGCCCGCAATAATGCGGACGCTTTTGTTTGCAATAGGCCCCCTATGATACTTTATTGTACCGAGATCCTTGTTCTGAAGTTTTGACTGCCGTTGGTCAGGTGCAGCATGTACATGCCACGTGCAACCGGACCGAGGTCGAACTGCAGTTTGTTGCCTTCAAGAGCAGTTTGTTTCTGGATAACCTTACCTGCCATATCCGTGATCACAACTTCTGACTTCTCAAGACCTGCTGGCAGTTCTACTGTGAACGCGCCAGTGTTCGGGTTCGGATAAACTTTCACATCTGTAGTTACCATAGCTTTTACACCGTGGTTATCACCTTCTTCACCGTCACCAGTTCCGCTGTTCTTGTTGCTCGGACAGTCGCCCAATACACAGCCGTGTGCCAGATGGGCTGCGATAGCCGATGTTGGCAGACACTGTTGTTGTGTGTTAGCAGGGTTGCCCGGAGGATAATGGCAGATCTTCACTTTGTTGCCACAACGTACATCTATCACCTGAACTGGCATACTTTGCGTAATGCTGCAACCGGTAGCGTCAGTAATAGTTACTGTGTAGACAGTACTTACCAGCGGACTCATTGAAGCGTTTGCCGAAGCAGGCGTAGCACAACCCGTGATCGGGGTCCAGCTGTAGTTGCGAGGACCTACACCATCCTGAACGGTTGAGCTCAGAGTCACTGACTGAGGACCATAACCCAGGTAGATTGTGTGGATCTGGTGGTTGGCATTGATCGTGTTCACAGGGCTCACTGCAACTGCTGCATTGTTCAGCGCGTGAACCGTGATCACCTGGTCGCAGGTGGTAAAGTTACCTGACACGTCAGTTGCTTTCCATGTGCGGGTGATCGTGTAGTTGTAGTAACCGCTGTTAGCAGGGTTGCTGTTTTGAGTACTTACGTCGCTGCTTGTTATAGCAACTGGCGCGCAGTTGTCAGAACCTGTTGCAGAACCATTGTCTGCTACACTTGTCTTACAGCTTACCGTTGCGTTAGCAGGGCAAGTGATAGATGGTGCAGTGATATCCTGAACAGTGATCACCTGGTTAGCTGATGTAGCGTTACCGGTCACGTCAGTCGCTGTCCATGTACGGGTAATTACATAATTGTAATGACCTGCATTGTTCGCGTTAGCATTCTGAGTGCTGGCGTCGCTGTAGGTAATAGCAACTGGTGAGCAGTTGTCTGTACCAGTAGCAGTACCGTTTGCTGTTGTTGAATTATCATCCTGGCAATTCAGCGTAACGTTTGCAGGAACAGTTATGCCTGGTTTAGTTACATCCTGAACGGTGATGGTTTGATCAGCAGATGTGCTGTTACCAGTTACGTCGGTCGCCGTCCATGTACGAGTAATTACATAGTTGTAGTAACCTGCATTATTTACGTTAGCATTCTGAGTGCTGGCATCGCTATAAGTAATTGCAACTGGTGAACAGTTGTCTGTACCTGTAGCAGTACCATTAGCGGTAGTCGAGTTGTCGTCCTGGCAATTCAGCGTTACGCTTGCAGGAACTGTAATACCAGGTTTAGTTATATCCTGAACGGTGATCACCTGGTTAGCTGATGTAGCGTTACCAGTTACGTCAGTTGCTGTCCATGTACGGGTAATTACATAATTGTAATGGGCTGCACTGTTCACGTTAGCATTTTGTGTGCTGGCATCACTGTAAGTAATTGCAACTGGTGAGCAGTTGTCTGTACCTGTTGCAGTACCGTTTGCCGAAGTTGAATTATCATCCTGGCAGTTCAGTGTTACGTTAGCCGGAACAGTGATGCCTGGCTTAGTTACGTCTTGTACCGTGATCACTTGATCAGCTGAAATGCTGTTACCAGTTACATCAGTTGCTGTCCATGTACGAGTGATCACATAATTATAATGACCAGCATTGTTCACGTTAGCATCCTGGGTGCTGGCATCGCTGTAGGTAATTGCAACTGGCGAGCAGTTGTCTGTACCTGTTGCTGTACCATTAGCAGTTGTTGAATTATCATCCTGGCAATTCAGAGTAACGTTTGCAGGAACTGTGATACCAGGTTTCGTTACATCCTGAACGGTAATAGCCTGGTTGGCTGATACACTGTTATTTGATGCGTCGGTCGCTGTCCACGTACGAGTGATCACATAATTATAGTGACCTGCGTTGTTAACGTTAGCATCCTGAGTGCTGGCATCTACGTAGCTAACAGTAGCACCGCAGTTGTCTGTAGCAGAAGCCATGCCGGTTGCTGATGTAGCAGTAGAACCATCGCAGCTAACTGTAATGCCGGAAGGAATTGTCAGTACTGGTTTTGTGGTATCCAATACAGTTACAGTAGCCGTTGTGGTTGAAGTATTGTTCGCTCCGTCAGTACCTACCAGTGTTACAGTATTAGCACCAAGGTTGCTGCAGTTGTAAGTCAGCGAAGAAACTTTAGGCATTGTGTAAGTAGCCTGTATGTACAGGCGTTTACCTGTGCCAAAGCAAGGATCGCCAAACAGGGTATTACTAGCCGGGATAGTTACTGAGTTTTGCCCGATCGCTAAGCTTGAAACTACAGACATACTGCTGGAAGAATGACAGCCACTTGTTGTGAAGTTGCCGCATGAACCGTTTGGCGTACCATAGCTTGCAAAATTGACAGCCGAAATAGTAGCGCCTGCCGGTGCTGTAAGCACTGCATCGCTTCCATGCTCAATACCGATAGCACAAATAGTACCGGTTGTTGAACCAGCACCTACCAGGCTCAGGTTCAGGGTTCCGCAATTGTCTGAAGAACCATTGTTAACCTGTGACGGTGTAATAGTGGCAGTACCACTAGCACCCAGGTAAGCAGTGATGTTCTGAGCCGCTACTGACGGATTCACATTGTCAGTTACCGTAACAGTAAATGAACATTGTGCTGTACCGCACGAGTTGGTGGCTTTTACAAGCACATTGGTAACGCCCTTGTTGAAAGAGAGGCCGCTGCCGTTACCTGAACTGCTAGCTGTTGTAGCACCAGTCAAGGTGTACGTGATAGCTGGTGCAGGAATACCTGTTGCGCTTGTAGCATAGTTCACAACTGCATTACATGAAGCTGGGGTTGTATTTGCATTCATGTTCGACGGGCATGCCGAAAATGCCGGCATTGTGTTTACGGTTACACTTAGTGGCGATGAAGTGGCTGTACAACCTGTTTTAGTAACGTCAACGGAGTAGCTGCCGCTTACAGTTGCTGTGTAGCTTGAGTTGTTAGCATTTGCTATGTTATTACCAGTCAATTTCCATTGGTAGGTATTACCCGAACCTGTGTTCGCATTCAGCACAACTGAGCCGCAGCCTGTTGCACCACCAACCGGTGTGATCGTAGCAACAGGAGGAACGAAAGCTGCACAAGTGCCCGAAGCATTTCCGGCAACCCAGTCAGAGGTACCACCAGTCAATGCGAAGTTCTGCAGCGTACCGTTCTTACCGCTTGCGCTCAGATCTGTAAGAGTAGTTACTGCGGTATTATTACCACCAATAAGGCCCTGATTGAACCTATAATATTCAACAAGGCCATTTTGTGGCAGGCTGAGTTCGCAGCCAACATTGTTTGTTATCTCGCCTTCACACAGTGCCCTGTTCCAGATGCGTACTTCGTCTATCTGGCCTTTCATAAACCTTTGGGTAGCGAACCTGCTGTCTTTACCAAGTGCTATAACCGAGTTAGGTTCATTTACTAAATGATTTGTAACACCAACGGGTGATGAAGACACCAGCACACCGTCTTTGTAAAACTTCATACCGGCAGGACTAGCTACGCCAGTATACTTATGCCAACCTGGAGTTACCGGCACTTCTATGTCCCTAGATACGCCGTTGTCATTAATATAGAACTGCACAACATGGTAACCGGGAACATAGTGCATCAGCCATTGCATAGAAGTGTTCACGTTCTCCGCCGACTGCGAAATACCTGATCCCATACCGCTTGACGGGTCAATGATCGCTGTCCATTCTACGGTCAGCTCATTGCCAAAGCTATTGTAAGGATTCGCGATCCTAACATAGTCATCAACACCATCGAAGTCCAATGCGCCCGCAGGTGGAAGAGAAGCTGTAGTGAAAGACACCTCGTTTCCGTAAGAAGTGCCCGCAGAGTTGGTAGCATACGACCTTACATAATAAGTTGTACCCATACTGAGTCCACTAAGGTTCGAAGTAAAGGCGCCTGTACCGGTACCATCTGTAGTAAAATTATTAGCAGTAGTAGGAACAGGCGAAGTACCATATGCCACACCACGCGCACTTACAGCAGCGCCACCATCACTGGTTACGTTGCCACCTGTTACGGCAGCTGTACTAGTAACGCCGGTAGCAGCATCGGTAGTTACCACAGGCTGGCCCGGAGCTGACGTACCGCCAGCTGCGTCATCCACAAATAATATTGGGTTAACAGCCTGATCTGAGTAATTGAAACAGCCGAGACCCAGGGTGTATGTACCTGCTGCACCGGCAGTAAAGCTGGCAGAATGCCAGCCAGTACTTCCATAGCTCCCGGTAACGATGGTTCCCGGTGAGCTAAAAGAATTAACCGTAACGGCAAGTAATTGCAGTTGCTGGTAGCCGGGGCCAACCAGGCTGGCAAATACGCCATCGTTATACGGAGAATAATCCTGGGAAACATAGTTCCAGTATACATTCACGGTTTGACCAGCACCCAGGAAAACCGATTGCTTAATACTTCCGTAGTTAGTTGAACCATTGATAACGCTGGCATTCATGTTGGTCAGCGCACCGGCAGTCAATCCCAAAAAGGTTTCCGTAGAACTCCTGGATGTTCCTGATGCAGGTTCGATACGGGCCATACGGGTATTGGCCGGAGTTACCAGCCAGCTTTGTTGATTAAACCCAGAGACCACCGAAGTGCTTGAGGTCGCGGTCCAGCCCGAAAGCGTACCGTCCTCAAAACCCGGGTTACTAAACTGGGCTGATGACTCAGCCGGCAGTCCTGCTACAAAAAGAAGAGCAAGAGCGTATACGAATTTCAAAATGTTCTTTCTCATAACAGGTCTCCTTTAAAGTCTGCGTTAACAATTTGATATTGGTCTCCGTTTTGAACAAGATCCATATCCACCATCACTACTTTGTAGCCCTGTTCGGTATGGTTGTAGAAGTAGGTCAGAGAAACAGCAACCTGTTTGCCTTCATTCTTTACTGCGCCTACCACAAAATAGTTGGAAAGCGACCCCGAAGCTATTTGATCGGTCGACCTGAGACTCAGGGAACGGCCACGGGCGGTAGCCTCCCGCGCAAGCTGAACGCCTGCCGGCAATCCCATAACGTTTACAGCACCTTTGCCGTTGGCCGCATAATACTTTTCAAAGCCCGGCTGGTTGATGCAAGCCAGCACGATCTGTTCGGTTGCGGCAGACGACGTTGCGCTAATGCCGCGGGCACCAGACGTTGGGGCACGGTCGGGGCCCCGGTCTGCCCGTGTCGCCTGTGCGTAGACAGACAACGTGGCCAGGGATAACCCGACCATCAGGAGTAATCGTTTCATTTGGTTTGTGTTTAATTGTACTGGTAAAAGATTTTCGCTAACAGGTAAAAAAAAGAGAGAAATGGACGCCGAAACGTTCAATTCTCTCTTAATAGAACTTATGTGGTGAGCAACACACAACTAATCGTTATGCATCGCCGGGGTAATTCAGGCTGCAAATATTGCTTTTGAAATATTCCTTGTCAAGTGCTTGCGTTAAAAGCAACGTTACAATCATCGTTACAACTTATAATGCAATCAAAATCTGTAAATTATATCATGGCAGCCTTTTGATCCAGAGCCAACTTTGAAACGCAAAAAGCCTTTGTTTTAACCAGTTTTTAATAACAATATTTAATAAAAAAAGAAGCGCCCGCAAAAAATGCGGGCGCTTTTCTTCATATACCTCTGTCTGTAAATTCCTATTGAACCGAGATCCTTGTTCTGAAGTTTTGACTGCCGTTGGTCAGGTGCAGCATGTACATGCCACGTGCAACCGGACCGAGGTCGAACTGCAGTTTGTTGCCTTCAAGAGCAGTTTGTTTCTGGATAACCTTACCAGCCATATCCGTGATCACAACTTCTGACTTCTCAAGACCAGCTGGCAGTTCTACTGTGAACGCGCCAGTGTTCGGATTCGGGTATACTTTCACTTCGGTCACCGCTAGGGCTTCTACACCGTGGTTATCACCTTCTTCACCGTCACCAGTTCCGCTGCTCTTGTTGCTCGGACAGTCGCCCAATACACAGCCGTGTGCCAGGTGGGCAGCGATAGCTGATGTTGGCAGACACTGTTGTTGTGTGTTAGCAGGGTTGCCCGGAGGATAATGGCAGATCTTCACTTTGTTGCCACAACGTACATCTATTACCTGCACCGGCATGCTCTGCGTGATGCTGCAACCCGTACCGTCGGTAATAGTTACCGTATAGGTTGTGCTTACCAGCGGGCTAACCGATGTCGTAGCAGAAGCAGGGGTAACACTTCCAGTGATAGGTGTCCAGCTGTAGCTGCGTGGACCAACACCATCCTGAACCGTTGAGCTCAGCGATACCGATTGTGGACCATAACCCAGGTAGATCGTATGGATCTGGTGGTTGGCATTGATCGTGTTCACAGGACTTACTGCTACTGCTGCATTGTTCAGCGCGTGAACAGTGATCACCTGGTCGCAGGTAGTGAAGTTACCTGACACGTCAGTTGCCTTCCAGGTACGGGTGATCGTGTAGTTGTAGTAACCGCTGTTAGCAGGGTTGCCATTCTGAGTGCTTACGTCGCTGCTTGTTATGGCAACTGGCGAGCAATTATCAGAACCAGTTGCAGAACCATTGTCTGCTACACTTGTCTTACAGCTTACTGTTTTGTTAGCAGGACATGTAATGCTTGGTTTAGTAACGTCCTGAACAGTGATCACCTGGTTGGCTGAAGTGCTATTACCGGTCACGTCAGTTGCTGTCCATGTACGGGTAATTACATAGTTGTAGTGACCTGCATTGTTCACGTTAGCATTTTGTGTGCTGGCATCGCTGTAAGTAATAGCAACTGGTGAGCAGTTGTCAGTACCGGTAGCAGTACCATTAGCGGTAGTTGAATTATCATCCTGGCAATTCAGGGTAACGTTCGCCGGAACAGTGATACCTGGTTTAGTTACATCCTGAACGGTGATGGTCTGATCAGCCGAAGTGCTGTTACCGGTCACGTCAGTTGCTGTCCATGTGCGGGTAATTACATAGTTGTAGTGACCTGCATTGTTCATGTTAGCATTCTGCGTGCTGGCATCGCTGTAAGTAATAGCAACTGGCGAGCAGTTGTCTGTACCTGTTGCAGTACCATTAGCGGTTGTTGAATTATCATCCTGGCAATTCAGGGTAACGTTTGCAGGAACTGTGATACCAGGTTTAGTTACATCCTGAACGGTGATGGTTTGGTCAGCCGAAGTGCTGTTACCAGTTACATCAGTTGCTGTCCATGTGCGAGTGATCACGTAGTTGTAATGACCAGCGTTGTTCCCGTTAGCATTCTGCGTGCTGGCATCGCTGTAAGTAATGGCAACCGGTGAACAGTTGTCAGTACCTGTTGCTGTACCATTAGCCGAAGTTGAATTATCATCCTGGCAGTTCAGGGTAACGTTTGCAGGAACTGTGATGCCTGGCTTAGTTACGTCTTGAACAGTGATGGTCTGATCAGCCGAAGTGCTGTTACCGGTCACGTCAGTTGCTGTCCATGTGCGGGTAATTACATAGTTGTAGTGACCAGCGTTGTTCATATTAGCATTCTGCGTGCTGGCATCGCTGTAAGTAATGGCAACTGGCGAGCAGTTGTCAGAACCAGTCGCAGTACCATTAGCACCTGTTGAATTATCATCCTGGCAATTCAGGGTAACGTTTGCAGGAACTGTGATACCAGGTTTAGTTATATCCTGAACGGTGATGGTTTGGTCAGCAGAAGTGCTGTTGCCAGTAACATCAGTTGCTGTCCATGTACGAGTGATCACGTAGTTGTAATGACCAGCGTTGTTCACATTAGCATCCTGTGTGCTGGCATCGTTGTAAGTAATGGCAACCGGTGAGCAGTTGTCTGTACCGGTAGCAGTACCATTAGCTGTTGTTGAATTATCATCCTGGCAATTCAGCGTAACATTTACCGGAACTGTGATACCAGGTTTAGTTACATCCTGTACCGTAATTGTCTGAATGCTTGTGTTAGCATTATTGTTTACATCAATTGCTTTCCAAGTACGGGTAATGGTGTAGTTATAGTGTGCAGCATTATTTATGTTAGCATCTTGTGTGCTTACATCGCTGTGTGAAATTTCCAAAACACCGCAATTATCATTAGCCGTTGCAGTTCCGGTTGCAGCTGGTGCAGATGAAGCATGGCAATTGATAGTAGTGCTTGCAGGAGCATTCACAACCGGCAGCTGTGCATCTTTCACTGTAACTGTAAAGCTGCAGTTAGAAGTGTTGCCACAACCATCTTTAGCCTGCACATTTACCGTCGTTATACCAATAGGGAACGAAGTACTCGGATTCTTAGAATAGGTAATAACCGGAACATTATCGCAGTTGTCTGTCGCAGTAGCAGCAAAGCTCACGATAGCACCGCATTGGTTGTTGTCATTGTTTACTACAATGTTTGCGGGACAGTTTAGTGTAGGTGCAGTTGCATCTATTACACTGACATTCTGTTCGGCAGCAGCCATGTTGCCAGCAGCATCCTTACTAGTCCAAACCCTGTTACGTTGATAAGCCGTAGGGCATGCAGACTTGTAGAACACTTTTACGTTGTCCATCTGACCAACGAACTTGTTAGCAGACACATTGAATAAGACATTGCGATAGTCATAGCCAATAAAGGTGCGGACGTTGCCATCTTTGTTCATGGTCACCACGCCCGGTGTAGATGTAGTGTTATCCAACACACCATCTATATACAGCTTAAGTGCTGTACCATTTCTTTCACCAGCAACATGGTGCCATTGGCCATCGTTCACAGATGCATTAGAATACATCTCGCCAAGACCACCGTCGCCCGATACCAGGAAGTAAGCCTTACCCGGCACGCTGGTTGCGCCATTGTGGTTCGTACCTATTTTCA is a genomic window containing:
- a CDS encoding LamG-like jellyroll fold domain-containing protein, whose product is MRKNILKFVYALALLFVAGLPAESSAQFSNPGFEDGTLSGWTATSSTSVVSGFNQQSWLVTPANTRMARIEPASGTSRSSTETFLGLTAGALTNMNASVINGSTNYGSIKQSVFLGAGQTVNVYWNYVSQDYSPYNDGVFASLVGPGYQQLQLLAVTVNSFSSPGTIVTGSYGSTGWHSASFTAGAAGTYTLGLGCFNYSDQAVNPILFVDDAAGGTSAPGQPVVTTDAATGVTSTAAVTGGNVTSDGGAAVSARGVAYGTSPVPTTANNFTTDGTGTGAFTSNLSGLSMGTTYYVRSYATNSAGTSYGNEVSFTTASLPPAGALDFDGVDDYVRIANPYNSFGNELTVEWTAIIDPSSGMGSGISQSAENVNTSMQWLMHYVPGYHVVQFYINDNGVSRDIEVPVTPGWHKYTGVASPAGMKFYKDGVLVSSSPVGVTNHLVNEPNSVIALGKDSRFATQRFMKGQIDEVRIWNRALCEGEITNNVGCELSLPQNGLVEYYRFNQGLIGGNNTAVTTLTDLSASGKNGTLQNFALTGGTSDWVAGNASGTCAAFVPPVATITPVGGATGCGSVVLNANTGSGNTYQWKLTGNNIANANNSSYTATVSGSYSVDVTKTGCTATSSPLSVTVNTMPAFSACPSNMNANTTPASCNAVVNYATSATGIPAPAITYTLTGATTASSSGNGSGLSFNKGVTNVLVKATNSCGTAQCSFTVTVTDNVNPSVAAQNITAYLGASGTATITPSQVNNGSSDNCGTLNLSLVGAGSTTGTICAIGIEHGSDAVLTAPAGATISAVNFASYGTPNGSCGNFTTSGCHSSSSMSVVSSLAIGQNSVTIPASNTLFGDPCFGTGKRLYIQATYTMPKVSSLTYNCSNLGANTVTLVGTDGANNTSTTTATVTVLDTTKPVLTIPSGITVSCDGSTATSATGMASATDNCGATVSYVDASTQDANVNNAGHYNYVITRTWTATDASNNSVSANQAITVQDVTKPGITVPANVTLNCQDDNSTTANGTATGTDNCSPVAITYSDASTQDANVNNAGHYNYVITRTWTATDVTGNSISADQVITVQDVTKPGITVPANVTLNCQDDNSTSANGTATGTDNCSPVAITYSDASTQNANVNSAAHYNYVITRTWTATDVTGNATSANQVITVQDITKPGITVPASVTLNCQDDNSTTANGTATGTDNCSPVAITYSDASTQNANVNNAGYYNYVITRTWTATDVTGNSTSADQTITVQDVTKPGITVPANVTLNCQDDNSTTANGTATGTDNCSPVAITYSDASTQNANANNAGHYNYVITRTWTATDVTGNATSANQVITVQDITAPSITCPANATVSCKTSVADNGSATGSDNCAPVAITSSDVSTQNSNPANSGYYNYTITRTWKATDVSGNFTTCDQVITVHALNNAAVAVSPVNTINANHQIHTIYLGYGPQSVTLSSTVQDGVGPRNYSWTPITGCATPASANASMSPLVSTVYTVTITDATGCSITQSMPVQVIDVRCGNKVKICHYPPGNPANTQQQCLPTSAIAAHLAHGCVLGDCPSNKNSGTGDGEEGDNHGVKAMVTTDVKVYPNPNTGAFTVELPAGLEKSEVVITDMAGKVIQKQTALEGNKLQFDLGPVARGMYMLHLTNGSQNFRTRISVQ
- a CDS encoding OmpA family protein is translated as MQKTAEVIIFTVMRLTALLTICFISPYIPAHAQLSDRAQYMYDLALISRAKKQNKEAIAYINTAIKERPSFVEAYSALGEWYYQARDYRNAITTFAAGSKACRDCNKTFAKPLVRCFLASYRPTEALQIIHATAPAKDPGDWVQLKEQALFMQKAMNEKWRDTVHNLGVDINSPYPEMHPYVSADTQTLYYTRKVNGIDQDFYRSLRDTCGGWYTGRNLGAPLNTAAQECAQMVSADGHYLFFTRCENKSENGWDQGGCDLFMAYTADSVWSVPESFGATINTPAYEGMPCLSADNRELYFVSDREGGYGGLDIWVSRFEDGLWQLPRNLGPTVNTPGNETAPFLHIDNHTLYFSSDGHTGLGGSDLFFARRVKDTVWTQAHNMGYPINSTANESSISVTIGGQRAYFSSDRDSVLGNYDIYDIKLPAQLQPVPVAIVKGFTYDSVGKDKLNYASIYVADASGEDLFHFVTNRGDGSYMITLPLGANYAYRADRVGYLDISDTIRLAEIDSMQVVDHNIPLLPQGYQAPITDSTILTIHFPKNSAALTDSDKAALQEAISPWLSKQGLYIMVHGYTDNTGTPMINEQLSYMRAGLVARALNEVGIDNSTVHPQGWGEADPIASNDTEEERGLNRRVEVIVRW